TCCTGCCAGTAGTGCTATTACAATGTCTTCTGCTGTGATTGCCTTGCCCTCGGCGGCTCCGGCCAAATCTCCAAAGAAGAGAGCCAAGTctcagaggaagaggacggGACCCACAGTGTCAGACCTGATACTGAAGATCATGTCCGCGTCCACTGAGCGCGGTGGCATGTCCCTGGCGGCCCTGAAGAAGGCCCTGAAGGCCAAAGGGTACGACGTGGTAAAGAACAAAGCCAGAATCCTCATCGCCGTCAAACGCTTGGTGGCCAACAAGTCCCTGATCCAGACCAAGGGCACCGGGGCCTCGGGCTCCTTCAAGCTGAACAAGAAGTCCCCCACACCTCGAAAGAAGAAGGTGGTGAAAAAGAGGAAGCCAAAGGCTAAAAGGTTCAAGAAGGCCAGTGCCAAGAAAGCAGCCGGAGGTGACACTCCAGCAGCCAAGAAGTCACctaagaaaaagaggaaggcaAAGAGTCCTAAGAAAGCCAAGAGGCCCACTGCAGCCAAGAAGCCCAAGAAGCCAAAGAGTCCCAAGAAGCCCAAGCGCAGGGTCGCCAAGTCCACCAGGACCAGGGCTGCTGCCAAGAAGTGAGCC
Above is a genomic segment from Xiphias gladius isolate SHS-SW01 ecotype Sanya breed wild chromosome 19, ASM1685928v1, whole genome shotgun sequence containing:
- the LOC120805364 gene encoding protamine-like protein, coding for MSSAVIALPSAAPAKSPKKRAKSQRKRTGPTVSDLILKIMSASTERGGMSLAALKKALKAKGYDVVKNKARILIAVKRLVANKSLIQTKGTGASGSFKLNKKSPTPRKKKVVKKRKPKAKRFKKASAKKAAGGDTPAAKKSPKKKRKAKSPKKAKRPTAAKKPKKPKSPKKPKRRVAKSTRTRAAAKK